The following are from one region of the Dreissena polymorpha isolate Duluth1 chromosome 2, UMN_Dpol_1.0, whole genome shotgun sequence genome:
- the LOC127866753 gene encoding uncharacterized protein LOC127866753: MSASLFTITSSEASKLVRNQRKRDDDRFCFLLQVSFQSVYSDSPIPNTCMKKIPRLLNGIPLGPGVMARDQLDSIRWRYIEGGTKLHTFISVPMFEEEAEESKRSLRDSLMRQSQAVFGDITVKASVILSHCINYDDDIILNDIAVPLEEGLHFRD; encoded by the coding sequence ATGTCCGCGTCACTCTTCACCATCACTTCGAGTGAGGCGTCGAAACTCGTTCGAAATCAGCGAAAGAGAGATGACGACAGATTCTGCTTCCTTCTCCAAGTGTCGTTTCAATCGGTGTACAGCGACTCGCCGATTCCTAACACGTGTATGAAGAAAATCCCCAGACTTTTGAATGGCATTCCACTGGGACCCGGCGTGATGGCGCGTGATCAGTTGGATAGCATACGGTGGCGCTATATAGAAGGGGGAACCAAGCTGCACACATTTATCTCGGTTCCGATGTTCGAAGAGGAGGCGGAGGAGAGCAAACGGTCGCTCAGAGACAGTCTCATGAGGCAGTCTCAAGCGGTGTTCGGTGATATAACCGTCAAGGCGTCTGTGATACTGTCTCACTGCATCAACTATGATGACGACATCATCCTCAACGACATCGCCGTGCCTTTAGAAGAGGGTCTCCACTTCCGGGACTAG